The Bradyrhizobium sp. WBAH42 genome includes a window with the following:
- a CDS encoding prolipoprotein diacylglyceryl transferase family protein has product MSGAFLHTLFDILAWLAAAAAVYWLSRRGLQFPAQSFALPYVAALVFGAGLGAYLFGSANLWLSGQNGIARSVEGALAGGIVAIELYKWSAGITVRTGARFALPLALGIAIGRIGCYLAGLDDFTYGTPTALPFGHDFGDGVRRHPVQLYESAAMALFALVYALAVLNRNAFAITNGFYLVLAYYGAQRFLWEFLKPYGTLVGPLTLFHLLSLSILLYAAFMLATAPKARPLHERAVA; this is encoded by the coding sequence ATGAGCGGGGCTTTCCTTCACACTCTCTTCGACATCCTGGCCTGGCTGGCGGCGGCGGCCGCCGTCTATTGGCTGTCGCGACGGGGCTTGCAGTTTCCGGCGCAATCCTTCGCGCTGCCGTATGTCGCCGCGCTGGTGTTTGGCGCAGGCCTTGGCGCCTATCTGTTCGGCTCCGCCAATCTGTGGCTGTCAGGGCAAAACGGCATTGCGCGCTCGGTCGAGGGGGCGCTGGCCGGCGGCATCGTGGCAATCGAGCTCTACAAATGGTCCGCAGGGATCACGGTGCGAACCGGCGCGCGGTTCGCGTTGCCGCTGGCGCTCGGCATCGCGATCGGCCGGATCGGCTGTTACCTCGCGGGTCTCGACGATTTCACCTATGGCACGCCGACGGCCCTGCCCTTCGGCCATGATTTCGGCGATGGCGTTCGCCGCCATCCCGTGCAGCTCTACGAGAGCGCGGCCATGGCTCTGTTCGCGCTCGTCTATGCGCTGGCGGTTTTGAACCGGAACGCGTTCGCGATCACCAATGGTTTCTACCTGGTGCTCGCCTATTACGGAGCGCAACGCTTCCTATGGGAATTCCTCAAGCCCTATGGCACGCTGGTCGGGCCCCTGACCCTGTTTCACCTGCTGTCGCTGTCGATCCTGCTCTACGCCGCTTTCATGCTGGCGACGGCACCCAAAGCGAGACCCCTGCATGAACGCGCCGTTGCGTAA
- a CDS encoding Crp/Fnr family transcriptional regulator, translating to MDARIAKVTEVESRPANNLLRRLSQVDYGLLAPHVTVEESAAGHLLYNPGDDVQVVHFPCGPSLATFLVPNEDGRDVETILVGREGAVGGIVSEGFLPAYTRICVKFGGPFARIHVAKLEAAKLRSASLRNVFARYADCMLAQIFQSTACNAIHSIEQRTAKWILAAMERTGDETSVPLTHEQLATLLGVGRSYASRVLQSFKAEGVLDTRRGSILVRSRDGLRLRACLCNDAVKMHFEEVLRGVYPTEEREAG from the coding sequence ATGGATGCGCGTATCGCCAAGGTCACCGAGGTCGAGAGCCGGCCGGCCAACAATCTGCTGCGGCGCTTGAGCCAGGTCGATTACGGCCTCCTGGCACCGCACGTGACCGTCGAGGAGTCTGCAGCAGGCCACTTGCTCTACAATCCCGGCGATGACGTGCAGGTCGTCCACTTCCCCTGCGGCCCGTCGCTCGCGACTTTCCTCGTCCCCAACGAGGACGGCCGCGACGTCGAAACCATTCTGGTCGGCCGCGAAGGCGCGGTCGGCGGCATCGTCAGCGAGGGGTTTCTGCCGGCCTATACCCGGATCTGCGTGAAATTCGGCGGACCGTTTGCGCGCATTCACGTCGCCAAGCTGGAAGCAGCCAAGCTGCGCTCGGCATCACTGCGCAACGTCTTCGCCCGCTATGCCGATTGCATGCTGGCCCAGATCTTCCAGTCGACCGCCTGCAACGCGATCCATTCGATCGAGCAGCGCACCGCCAAATGGATTTTGGCTGCGATGGAGCGGACCGGCGACGAGACCAGCGTGCCGCTGACCCATGAACAGCTCGCGACGCTGCTCGGGGTGGGCCGCTCCTATGCCAGCCGCGTGCTTCAGTCGTTCAAGGCCGAAGGCGTGCTCGACACGAGGCGCGGCTCGATCCTGGTCCGCAGCCGCGACGGCCTGAGGCTGCGCGCCTGCCTGTGCAACGATGCCGTGAAGATGCATTTCGAGGAGGTGCTGCGCGGGGTTTATCCGACCGAGGAGCGGGAGGCCGGGTAG
- a CDS encoding radical SAM protein: MNAPLRKSRPYIFWGQTQSLCETCLKLVPTKIQIQDNEVWYEKRCREHGVQSTLVSTDAAYWRLCKDFIKPGDRPLQFQERTQFGCPYDCGLCPDHEQHSCLALIEITEHCNLTCPVCFAESSPARTKFTPLATVDKMLDALVASEGEPDLVQISGGEPTLHPDFFEILEAVRARPIRHVMINTNGLRIAREKDFVARLAENRRGLEVYLQFDSLQRDALINLRGADLRKIRQQALENLEHYGISTTLVATIKRGVNDAEIGDIVRHALTWKCVRGVTLQPVQDAGRNESFDKNTDRIMLSEIRKRVVETGVFGDKDMIPLPCNPESISIGYGLRNGEKVLPLTSLIPQEQLVAVMPNTISPEKYPMLREKFIDLFSLSSGPLNTSERVCELLCCLPSFQVPDGLTYENVFRVTIVQFLDRFNFCVGNVKRSCIHFVTEQGAIIPFDTYNLFYRNGKIDGIRAALAGDTYREARQSEEMPR; this comes from the coding sequence ATGAACGCGCCGTTGCGTAAGTCGCGTCCCTACATCTTCTGGGGCCAGACCCAATCCCTGTGCGAGACCTGCCTGAAGCTGGTGCCGACCAAGATCCAGATCCAGGACAACGAGGTCTGGTACGAAAAGCGCTGCCGGGAGCACGGCGTGCAATCGACGCTGGTGTCGACGGATGCCGCCTATTGGCGGCTGTGCAAGGATTTCATCAAGCCGGGCGACCGGCCGCTGCAATTCCAGGAGCGCACCCAATTCGGCTGCCCCTATGATTGCGGCCTCTGTCCCGACCACGAGCAGCATTCCTGCCTGGCTCTGATCGAGATCACCGAGCACTGCAATCTCACCTGCCCGGTCTGCTTCGCCGAATCCTCGCCGGCACGAACGAAATTCACGCCGCTCGCGACGGTCGATAAGATGCTCGACGCGCTGGTCGCGAGCGAAGGCGAGCCCGATCTCGTGCAGATTTCCGGCGGGGAGCCGACGCTGCATCCTGACTTCTTCGAGATCCTGGAGGCCGTGCGCGCCCGCCCGATCCGCCATGTCATGATCAACACCAACGGCCTGCGCATCGCCCGCGAGAAGGATTTCGTGGCACGGCTTGCTGAGAACAGGCGCGGGCTGGAGGTCTACCTCCAGTTCGATTCGCTGCAGCGCGATGCGCTGATCAACCTCCGCGGCGCCGACTTGCGAAAAATCCGCCAGCAGGCGCTGGAGAATCTCGAGCATTACGGCATCTCGACCACGCTGGTCGCGACCATCAAGCGCGGCGTCAACGATGCCGAGATCGGCGACATCGTGCGCCACGCACTGACCTGGAAATGCGTGCGCGGCGTGACCCTGCAGCCGGTCCAGGATGCCGGCCGCAACGAGAGTTTCGACAAGAATACCGACCGCATCATGCTGTCGGAGATCCGCAAGCGCGTCGTCGAAACCGGCGTGTTCGGCGACAAGGACATGATCCCGCTGCCCTGCAACCCCGAGAGCATCTCGATAGGCTATGGCCTGCGCAACGGCGAGAAGGTGCTGCCGCTGACCTCGCTGATCCCGCAGGAGCAGCTGGTGGCGGTGATGCCCAACACCATCAGCCCGGAAAAATATCCGATGCTGCGGGAAAAGTTCATCGACCTGTTCTCGCTGTCCTCAGGCCCCCTCAACACGTCCGAGCGCGTCTGCGAATTGTTGTGCTGCCTGCCGAGCTTCCAGGTGCCGGACGGGCTCACCTACGAGAACGTCTTCCGCGTCACCATCGTGCAGTTTCTCGACCGCTTCAATTTCTGCGTCGGCAACGTCAAGCGCAGCTGCATCCATTTCGTGACCGAGCAAGGAGCGATCATTCCGTTCGACACCTACAATCTGTTCTACCGCAACGGGAAGATCGACGGCATCCGTGCCGCGCTGGCCGGCGACACTTATCGAGAAGCCAGGCAGAGCGAGGAGATGCCTCGTTGA
- a CDS encoding response regulator — MAPAPSNGTGWPADVLIVEDDPIIAIDFEDRLLGFGVSAVRTVGSVTQALNAIAKRTPDFALLDVELIRETSFAIAERLIALKIPFVFVTGYGAEARIPSELAGRPRLQKPCSSEALEAALQARAAD; from the coding sequence ATGGCACCCGCACCCTCCAATGGCACAGGCTGGCCGGCCGATGTTCTGATCGTCGAGGACGATCCGATCATCGCGATCGATTTCGAGGATCGCCTGCTCGGATTTGGAGTATCCGCGGTGCGGACCGTGGGTTCGGTGACGCAGGCGCTAAACGCCATCGCGAAACGGACACCCGATTTCGCGCTGCTCGATGTCGAGCTGATCCGGGAGACGAGCTTTGCGATCGCCGAGCGGCTGATCGCGCTGAAGATTCCGTTCGTCTTCGTCACCGGCTACGGCGCCGAAGCGCGTATTCCGTCCGAATTGGCGGGCCGGCCGCGGCTGCAGAAGCCGTGCTCCAGCGAGGCGCTGGAAGCGGCGCTTCAGGCGCGCGCCGCCGATTAG
- a CDS encoding alkaline phosphatase: MNIRFSRRRFLATGAGALGTMAMPYLSRAADRPVVTHGVQSGDVTVDGGVVWARADRPSQMLVEVATTESFKDARALPPIAALPESDFTAKLLVENCPAGQDIFYRVRFRDLSHSAIEGEPVTGRFRTAPADRRDVNFVWGGDVAGQGWGINPDDGGMFTFSTMRKHRPDFFLHSGDTIYADGPIQPEVKLADGKIWKNLTIPEKAKVAETLDEFRAAHKYNLTDDNLRAFNAEVPIFVQWDDHEVTNNWSLSKDLPAAYKVRDISLLAARAGRAFHEMYPLRESITEPGRVYRQISYGPHLDVFVLDERSYRGPNGANLETAYGPASYFLGPDQIAWLKRGLLNSRATWKVIASDMPISLIVSDTPNGGSEAVAQGDGPVRGRELEIADILRFIKMAPISNTVWLTADVHYAAAHYYDPNKAQFQEFEPFWEFVSGPLHAGTFGPNALDNTFGPEVRFVKAPGKDSQNLPPSAGMQFFGHVKIDGASGQMTVTLRDRADVALWSTTLDPKQS; encoded by the coding sequence ATGAACATTAGGTTCTCCCGCCGCCGCTTCCTCGCCACCGGCGCGGGTGCACTCGGCACGATGGCGATGCCCTATCTTTCCCGCGCGGCCGACCGGCCGGTGGTCACCCACGGCGTGCAATCGGGCGACGTCACCGTGGACGGCGGCGTGGTGTGGGCGCGCGCCGACCGTCCATCGCAGATGCTGGTGGAGGTGGCGACCACCGAGTCGTTCAAGGATGCCCGCGCGCTGCCGCCGATCGCGGCGCTGCCCGAGAGCGACTTCACCGCGAAGCTGCTGGTCGAAAATTGTCCGGCCGGCCAGGACATCTTTTACCGCGTCCGCTTTCGCGATCTCTCCCACAGCGCGATCGAGGGCGAGCCGGTGACCGGCCGCTTCCGCACCGCGCCCGCCGACCGCCGCGACGTCAACTTCGTCTGGGGCGGCGACGTCGCAGGGCAGGGCTGGGGCATCAATCCCGACGACGGCGGCATGTTCACCTTCTCAACCATGCGCAAGCACCGGCCGGACTTCTTCCTGCATTCGGGTGACACGATCTATGCCGATGGCCCGATCCAACCCGAGGTGAAGCTCGCCGACGGCAAGATCTGGAAGAACCTCACCATCCCGGAGAAGGCCAAGGTCGCCGAGACGTTGGACGAGTTCCGCGCCGCGCACAAATACAATCTCACCGACGACAATCTCCGCGCCTTCAATGCCGAGGTGCCGATCTTCGTGCAGTGGGACGACCACGAGGTCACCAACAACTGGTCGCTGTCGAAAGACTTGCCGGCCGCCTACAAAGTGCGCGACATCTCGCTGCTCGCGGCCCGCGCAGGCCGCGCCTTCCACGAGATGTACCCGCTGCGGGAGAGCATCACCGAGCCCGGCCGCGTCTATCGCCAGATCTCCTACGGCCCGCATCTCGACGTGTTCGTGCTCGACGAGCGCAGCTATCGCGGGCCGAACGGCGCCAATCTCGAAACCGCCTATGGCCCTGCCAGCTATTTCCTCGGCCCGGACCAGATTGCCTGGCTCAAGCGCGGCCTGCTGAACTCGCGCGCGACTTGGAAGGTGATCGCGTCCGACATGCCGATCAGCCTGATCGTCTCGGACACGCCGAACGGCGGCTCGGAAGCCGTTGCGCAGGGCGACGGCCCGGTGCGCGGCCGCGAGCTCGAGATCGCCGACATCCTGCGCTTCATCAAGATGGCGCCGATCAGCAACACGGTGTGGCTGACGGCGGACGTGCATTACGCCGCCGCGCACTATTACGATCCGAACAAGGCGCAATTCCAGGAGTTCGAGCCGTTCTGGGAATTCGTCTCGGGCCCGCTGCATGCCGGCACGTTCGGTCCGAACGCGCTCGACAACACCTTTGGCCCCGAGGTGCGCTTCGTCAAGGCGCCGGGCAAAGACAGCCAGAACCTGCCGCCCTCAGCGGGCATGCAGTTCTTCGGCCACGTCAAGATCGACGGCGCCTCCGGCCAGATGACGGTGACCCTGCGCGACCGCGCCGACGTCGCGCTGTGGTCGACCACGCTCGACCCGAAGCAGAGCTGA
- the typA gene encoding translational GTPase TypA, with protein sequence MNLRNVAIIAHVDHGKTTLVDKLLQQSGTFRENQKVTDRAMDSNDLERERGITILAKAASVQWKDTRINIVDTPGHADFGGEVERILNMVDGALVLVDAAEGPLPQTKFVVSKALKVGLKPIVVINKVDRPDARPTEVINEVFDLFAALDASEEQLDFPILYGSAKQGWMADSPEGPQDKGMEPLFDLILRHVAPPKVEEGPFRMIGTILEANPYLGRIITGRISSGTLKPNQQVKVLNADGKLVESGRITKILAFRGLERTPLDEAEAGDIVAIAGLTKGTVADTFCDPTVEVPLPAQPIDPPTVSMSFIVNNSPLAGTEGDKVTSRMIRDRLLREAEGNVALRVVESADKDAMEVSGRGELQLAILIETMRREGFELSVSRPRVVYQKDEATGATMEPIEEVVIDVDEEHSGVVVQKMSERKSELIEMKPSGGNRQRLVFYAPTRGLIGYQGELLTDTRGTAIMNRLFHGYAPYKGEIQGRRNGVLISNDQGEAVAYAMFKLEDRGPMMIEPGWKVYRGMIVGEHTRDNDLEINVLKGKQLTNIRTTSKDEAVRLTPPIRMTLEKALAYIEDDELVEVTPKSIRLRKKHLDPNERKRAEKAKEAVA encoded by the coding sequence ATGAATCTTCGTAACGTCGCCATCATCGCCCACGTCGACCACGGCAAGACGACCCTGGTCGACAAACTCCTGCAGCAGTCCGGCACGTTCCGCGAGAACCAGAAGGTGACCGATCGCGCCATGGACTCCAACGATCTGGAGCGCGAGCGCGGCATCACCATCCTGGCCAAGGCGGCCTCGGTGCAGTGGAAGGACACCCGCATCAACATCGTCGACACCCCTGGCCACGCCGATTTCGGCGGTGAGGTCGAGCGCATCCTGAACATGGTGGACGGCGCCCTGGTGCTGGTCGACGCCGCCGAAGGCCCGCTGCCGCAGACCAAATTCGTGGTCTCCAAGGCGCTCAAGGTCGGCCTCAAGCCGATCGTCGTCATCAACAAGGTCGACCGCCCCGACGCGCGCCCGACCGAAGTCATCAACGAGGTGTTCGACCTGTTCGCTGCGCTCGATGCCAGCGAGGAGCAGCTCGATTTCCCGATCCTCTACGGGTCGGCCAAGCAGGGCTGGATGGCGGACAGCCCCGAAGGTCCGCAGGACAAAGGCATGGAGCCGCTGTTCGACCTGATCCTGCGCCACGTCGCCCCGCCGAAGGTCGAGGAAGGTCCGTTCCGGATGATCGGCACCATCCTCGAGGCCAACCCCTATCTCGGCCGCATCATCACCGGCCGCATCTCCTCCGGCACGCTGAAGCCGAACCAGCAGGTCAAGGTGCTGAACGCCGACGGCAAGCTGGTCGAGTCCGGACGCATCACCAAGATCCTGGCCTTCCGCGGCCTCGAGCGCACCCCGCTCGACGAAGCCGAAGCCGGCGACATTGTCGCCATTGCGGGCCTGACCAAGGGCACCGTCGCCGACACCTTCTGCGACCCGACCGTCGAGGTGCCGCTGCCGGCGCAGCCGATCGACCCGCCGACCGTGTCGATGTCGTTCATCGTCAACAACTCCCCGCTCGCCGGCACCGAAGGCGACAAGGTGACGAGCCGCATGATCCGCGACCGTCTGCTCCGCGAGGCCGAGGGCAATGTCGCGCTGCGCGTCGTCGAATCCGCCGACAAGGACGCGATGGAAGTGTCGGGCCGTGGCGAACTCCAGCTCGCAATCCTGATCGAGACCATGCGCCGCGAGGGTTTTGAGCTCTCGGTGTCGCGTCCGCGCGTCGTCTACCAGAAGGACGAAGCGACCGGCGCCACCATGGAGCCGATCGAGGAGGTCGTGATCGACGTCGACGAGGAGCATTCCGGCGTCGTCGTGCAGAAGATGAGCGAGCGTAAATCCGAGCTGATCGAGATGAAGCCCTCGGGCGGCAACCGCCAGCGCCTGGTGTTCTACGCGCCGACCCGCGGCCTGATCGGCTACCAGGGCGAACTGCTCACCGACACCCGCGGCACCGCGATCATGAACCGCCTGTTCCACGGCTATGCGCCATACAAGGGCGAGATCCAGGGCCGCCGCAACGGCGTCTTGATCTCCAACGATCAGGGCGAGGCGGTGGCCTATGCCATGTTCAAGCTGGAAGACCGCGGCCCGATGATGATCGAGCCGGGCTGGAAGGTCTATCGCGGCATGATCGTCGGCGAGCACACCCGCGACAACGATCTCGAGATCAACGTGCTCAAGGGCAAGCAGCTCACCAACATCCGCACGACCTCGAAGGACGAAGCGGTGCGCCTGACCCCGCCGATCCGCATGACGCTGGAAAAGGCGCTCGCCTATATCGAGGACGACGAGCTGGTCGAGGTCACCCCCAAGTCGATCCGTCTGCGCAAGAAGCACCTCGACCCGAACGAGCGCAAGCGCGCGGAAAAGGCCAAGGAAGCGGTGGCGTAA